A section of the Streptomyces xinghaiensis S187 genome encodes:
- a CDS encoding MoaD/ThiS family protein, with product MAAAGTIRYWAAAKSAAGTAEEPYEAATLAEALEAARQRHSTRPEFARVLLSCSFLVDGDPVGLRGHDTVTLTTGGTVEVLPPFAGG from the coding sequence ATGGCCGCAGCAGGGACGATCCGCTACTGGGCGGCGGCCAAGTCCGCCGCGGGCACCGCCGAGGAGCCGTACGAGGCGGCCACCCTCGCGGAGGCCCTGGAGGCGGCACGGCAACGGCACAGCACGCGGCCGGAGTTCGCACGGGTACTGCTCAGCTGCTCGTTCCTGGTGGACGGCGACCCGGTTGGCCTCCGCGGCCACGACACGGTCACACTGACCACGGGCGGCACGGTCGAGGTGCTCCCCCCGTTCGCAGGAGGGTGA